A region from the Mycolicibacterium phlei genome encodes:
- a CDS encoding acyl-CoA dehydrogenase family protein, with protein MTRIAQTLGLTDVQTEILATVRQFVDKEIIPNAGELDRADTYPQAIVDQMKDMGLFGLMIPEEYGGLGESLLTYALCVEELARGWMSISGVLNTHFIVAYMLRQHGTEEQKKRFLPRMATGETRGAFSMSEPELGSDVAAIRTRATRQDDGTYRIDGQKMWLTNGGTSTLVAVLVRTDEGADKPHRNLTAFLVEKPVGYGEVVPGLTIPGKIDKLGYKGIDTTELIFDGYVAQAADILGEKPGHGFFQMMDGIEVGRVNVSARACGVGIRAFELAVRYAQQRETFGKPIAEHQAIAFQLAEMATKVEAAHLMMVNAARLKDSGERNDVAAGMAKYLTSEFCAEVTEQSFRIHGGYGYSKEYEIERLMRDAPFLLIGEGTSEIQKQIISKRLLAEYQV; from the coding sequence ATGACCCGCATCGCCCAGACACTCGGCCTGACCGACGTACAGACCGAAATCCTGGCCACCGTACGGCAGTTCGTGGACAAGGAGATCATCCCGAACGCCGGGGAGCTGGACAGGGCCGACACCTACCCGCAGGCCATCGTCGACCAGATGAAGGACATGGGCCTGTTCGGGCTGATGATCCCCGAGGAGTACGGCGGCCTGGGGGAGTCCCTGCTGACCTACGCGCTGTGCGTGGAGGAACTCGCCCGCGGCTGGATGAGCATCTCCGGGGTGCTCAACACGCACTTCATCGTCGCCTACATGCTGCGCCAGCACGGCACCGAGGAGCAGAAGAAGCGGTTCCTGCCGCGGATGGCCACCGGGGAGACCCGCGGCGCGTTCTCGATGTCGGAACCCGAGCTCGGCTCCGACGTCGCGGCGATCCGCACCAGGGCCACCCGTCAGGACGACGGCACCTACCGCATCGACGGGCAGAAGATGTGGCTGACCAACGGTGGCACGTCCACGCTGGTCGCGGTGCTTGTCCGCACCGACGAGGGCGCGGACAAGCCGCACCGCAACCTGACCGCGTTCCTGGTCGAAAAGCCGGTCGGCTACGGCGAAGTGGTGCCCGGGCTGACGATCCCGGGCAAGATCGACAAGCTCGGTTACAAGGGCATCGACACCACCGAGCTGATCTTCGACGGCTACGTGGCCCAGGCCGCCGACATCCTCGGTGAGAAGCCCGGTCACGGCTTCTTCCAGATGATGGACGGTATCGAGGTGGGCCGCGTGAACGTCTCGGCGCGCGCGTGCGGCGTGGGGATCCGGGCGTTCGAGCTCGCGGTGCGTTACGCCCAGCAGCGCGAGACGTTCGGCAAGCCGATCGCCGAACACCAGGCCATCGCATTCCAGCTGGCCGAGATGGCCACGAAAGTCGAAGCGGCACATTTGATGATGGTCAACGCCGCGCGGTTGAAGGACTCCGGTGAGCGCAACGACGTCGCCGCGGGCATGGCGAAGTACCTGACCAGCGAGTTCTGCGCGGAGGTCACCGAACAGAGTTTCCGCATCCACGGCGGCTACGGCTACTCCAAGGAGTACGAGATCGAGCGGCTGATGCGCGACGCACCGTTCCTGCTGATCGGCGAGGGCACCAGCGAGATCCAGAAGCAGATCATCAGCAAGCGGCTGCTCGCCGAATACCAGGTGTGA
- a CDS encoding class I adenylate-forming enzyme family protein, whose translation MSERTVGALLRARAATRGDQPLLVCDADRLSYAEAETRSARLARGLIALGAGKGTHVGVLYPNGSAFLVAMLAAARIGATVIPVSTLATARELREQLGHADVEILLSAASYRAHDYRQRLAEVGDLPLLRHVLIDTEPTELADAALLAALEDDVEPTDVLAIIYTSGSTSAPKGVVHTHAGLLDHQVVLNEIRGLTAQEKLFAPSPFFWVGGFAYSILAVMLAGATLLCSNAVDPGETLDLLEAEKPTMTNGFVGGIAHLARHPSLPRRDLSSLRRGNLYPIMAPEVRPADPELRHTMLGMTESGSVILAWPDESDQPEHRRGSFGKPVPGFEVRIVDPDTGALVPTGQTGELWVRGPFMMERYYKRSREECFDADGWFHTGDLVRTDADGFHYFVGRSSTMIKTAGANVAPAEVERAIAKVTGGLRSYVLGLPDADRGQIVAAVVAVEEGGPVFDEATVRERLRDELSSYKIPRRFAAVPGSRIPMMSSGKVDLKRLSEVFDG comes from the coding sequence ATGTCTGAGCGCACAGTCGGCGCGCTGCTGCGCGCGAGGGCGGCCACGCGCGGTGACCAGCCGCTGCTGGTCTGCGATGCCGACCGGTTGAGCTATGCCGAGGCCGAGACCCGCTCGGCGCGGTTGGCGCGCGGGCTGATCGCGCTGGGTGCCGGCAAGGGCACCCACGTCGGCGTGCTGTACCCGAACGGGTCGGCGTTCCTGGTCGCGATGCTGGCCGCGGCCCGCATCGGCGCCACCGTGATCCCGGTGTCGACGCTGGCCACCGCCCGGGAGTTGCGCGAGCAGCTCGGCCACGCCGACGTCGAGATCCTGCTCTCGGCGGCGTCCTACCGCGCCCACGACTACCGGCAGCGGTTGGCGGAGGTCGGCGATCTGCCGCTGCTGCGGCACGTGCTGATCGACACCGAGCCCACCGAGCTCGCCGACGCCGCACTGCTGGCGGCGCTGGAGGACGACGTCGAACCGACCGACGTGCTCGCGATCATCTACACCTCGGGCTCCACCAGCGCCCCGAAGGGCGTCGTGCACACCCACGCGGGGCTGCTCGACCACCAGGTGGTGCTCAACGAGATCCGCGGTCTGACCGCCCAGGAGAAGCTGTTCGCCCCCTCACCGTTCTTCTGGGTGGGCGGATTCGCGTACTCCATCCTGGCGGTGATGCTGGCGGGTGCGACGCTGCTGTGCTCCAACGCCGTCGACCCCGGCGAGACACTGGATCTGCTGGAGGCCGAGAAACCCACGATGACCAACGGTTTCGTCGGCGGGATCGCGCACCTGGCGCGGCATCCGAGCCTGCCGCGGCGCGACCTGTCGTCGCTGCGGCGCGGCAACCTGTATCCGATCATGGCGCCCGAGGTGCGGCCCGCCGATCCTGAGCTGCGCCACACCATGCTCGGCATGACCGAGTCCGGCAGCGTGATCCTGGCCTGGCCCGACGAGTCCGATCAACCCGAGCACCGGCGCGGCTCGTTTGGAAAACCCGTGCCGGGCTTCGAGGTCCGGATCGTCGACCCCGACACGGGGGCGCTCGTGCCGACCGGTCAGACCGGGGAGCTGTGGGTGCGGGGGCCGTTCATGATGGAGCGCTACTACAAGCGCAGCCGCGAGGAGTGTTTCGACGCCGACGGCTGGTTCCACACCGGGGATCTGGTGCGCACCGACGCCGACGGCTTCCACTACTTCGTCGGCCGCAGCAGCACGATGATCAAAACCGCTGGCGCCAATGTCGCTCCCGCAGAGGTGGAACGGGCGATCGCGAAGGTTACCGGCGGACTGCGCAGTTACGTGCTCGGGCTACCCGACGCCGATCGGGGGCAGATCGTCGCGGCCGTCGTCGCGGTGGAGGAGGGTGGGCCGGTGTTCGACGAGGCCACGGTTCGCGAGCGGCTGCGCGACGAGTTGTCGTCGTACAAGATTCCGCGCCGGTTCGCGGCGGTCCCGGGATCGCGGATCCCGATGATGTCGAGCGGCAAGGTCGACCTGAAGAGGTTGAGCGAGGTGTTCGATGGTTGA
- a CDS encoding mycofactocin-coupled SDR family oxidoreductase, which translates to MTASRLQDRVAFITGAARGQGRAHAVRMANEGADIIAVDVAGKLPDCVPYDPATPEDLAETVRLVEATGRRIHAAQVDVRDADGLRETVDAGVAEFGRLDVIVANAGISPPQRWNEITPADFRDVLDINVTGVFNTVIAGAQHIIDGGRGGSIILISSAAGIKLQPFMIHYTASKHAVTGMARAFAAELGRHEIRVNSVHPGPVATAMGSGDMITAIGRAMESNPLLQNMMTPFLPTWVLQPEDVADVVCWLATDESKYLTAAAIPVDQGSTQY; encoded by the coding sequence GTGACGGCCAGCCGGCTCCAGGACCGCGTCGCGTTCATCACCGGCGCGGCGCGCGGACAGGGCCGCGCCCACGCGGTGCGGATGGCCAACGAGGGTGCCGACATCATCGCCGTCGACGTCGCGGGCAAGCTGCCGGACTGCGTCCCCTACGACCCCGCGACACCCGAGGATCTGGCCGAGACCGTGCGACTGGTCGAGGCCACCGGACGACGCATCCACGCAGCTCAGGTCGACGTGCGCGACGCCGACGGACTGCGCGAGACGGTCGATGCCGGCGTCGCGGAGTTCGGCCGCCTCGACGTCATCGTCGCCAACGCGGGGATCTCCCCGCCGCAGAGGTGGAACGAGATCACCCCGGCGGACTTCCGCGACGTCCTCGACATCAACGTGACCGGTGTCTTCAACACCGTGATCGCCGGTGCCCAGCACATCATCGACGGCGGACGCGGCGGGTCGATCATCCTGATCAGCTCGGCGGCCGGTATCAAGTTGCAGCCGTTCATGATCCACTACACCGCCAGCAAGCACGCGGTCACCGGAATGGCGCGGGCGTTCGCCGCCGAGCTCGGCAGGCACGAGATCCGGGTCAACAGCGTGCATCCGGGCCCGGTGGCCACCGCGATGGGATCCGGCGACATGATCACCGCGATCGGCAGGGCGATGGAGAGCAATCCCCTGCTGCAGAACATGATGACGCCGTTTCTGCCCACGTGGGTGCTGCAGCCCGAGGACGTCGCCGACGTGGTCTGCTGGCTCGCCACCGACGAGTCGAAATATTTGACTGCAGCGGCGATTCCGGTCGATCAGGGCTCCACCCAGTACTGA
- a CDS encoding acyl-CoA dehydrogenase family protein translates to MTTPEVSDEDFAEILAQTRHFVRTAVVPRETEILASDRVPDDLREQAKKMGLFGYAIPQEWGGLGLNLAQDVELAMELGYTSLALRSMFGTNNGIAGQVLVGFGTDEQKSRWLGPMASGDVVASFALTEPGAGSNPSGLRTKAVRDGSGDNAAWVINGQKRFITNAPTADLFLVFARTRPADDDGPGIAVFLVPADTPGVSVGAKDAKMGQEGAWTADVSFDDVRVPAEALVGGSEDIGYRAAMISLARGRVHIAALAVGSAQRALDESVAYAATATQGGTPIGNFQLVQAMIADQQTGVMAGRALVRDAARKWVTNEDRRVAPSVAKLFCTEMVGQVADLAVQIHGGTGYMREVPVERIYREVRLLRLYEGTSEIQRLIIGSNLVKAAQRAARA, encoded by the coding sequence ATGACGACGCCCGAAGTCAGCGATGAGGATTTCGCCGAGATCCTGGCGCAGACCCGCCACTTCGTCCGCACCGCCGTGGTGCCGCGCGAGACGGAGATCCTGGCCTCCGACCGCGTCCCCGACGACCTGCGCGAGCAGGCCAAGAAGATGGGGCTGTTCGGCTACGCGATCCCGCAGGAATGGGGCGGGCTCGGCCTGAACCTCGCGCAGGACGTCGAGCTGGCGATGGAGCTCGGATACACGTCGCTGGCGCTGCGCTCGATGTTCGGCACCAACAACGGGATCGCCGGACAGGTCCTGGTCGGGTTCGGCACCGACGAGCAGAAGTCGCGCTGGTTGGGGCCGATGGCGTCCGGCGACGTGGTCGCCTCGTTCGCGCTGACCGAGCCCGGCGCCGGCTCCAACCCGTCCGGGCTGCGCACGAAAGCCGTTCGTGACGGCTCGGGGGACAACGCGGCGTGGGTGATCAACGGGCAGAAGAGGTTCATCACCAACGCGCCGACGGCCGACCTGTTCCTGGTGTTCGCCCGCACCCGGCCGGCCGACGACGACGGTCCCGGCATCGCGGTGTTCCTGGTGCCCGCCGACACACCGGGTGTCTCGGTGGGGGCCAAGGACGCCAAGATGGGCCAGGAGGGCGCCTGGACCGCCGACGTGAGTTTCGACGACGTGCGGGTGCCCGCCGAGGCGCTGGTCGGCGGCAGCGAGGACATCGGCTACCGCGCGGCGATGATCTCGCTGGCCCGCGGTCGCGTCCACATCGCCGCGCTGGCAGTCGGTTCCGCGCAGCGCGCGCTCGACGAGTCGGTGGCCTACGCCGCCACCGCCACCCAGGGTGGCACGCCGATCGGGAACTTCCAGTTGGTGCAGGCCATGATCGCCGACCAGCAGACCGGGGTGATGGCCGGCCGCGCACTGGTGCGAGACGCCGCGCGCAAGTGGGTGACCAACGAGGACCGCCGGGTTGCCCCGTCGGTCGCCAAGCTGTTCTGCACCGAAATGGTCGGTCAGGTGGCCGATCTCGCGGTGCAGATCCACGGCGGCACCGGCTACATGCGGGAGGTCCCCGTCGAGCGCATCTACCGCGAGGTCCGCCTGCTGCGACTGTACGAGGGCACCAGTGAGATCCAGCGGCTGATCATCGGGTCGAACCTGGTCAAGGCCGCGCAGAGGGCGGCCCGCGCGTGA
- a CDS encoding MaoC family dehydratase: MKKFNNLDEFIAAAGSKLGPTEWLEVTQDRVNLFADATEDHQWIHVDPEKAKNGPFGGTIAHGLLTLSLLPHFSHQLYTVDNVSMAINYGYNKVRFINPVKVGSKIRATAELTKVEEVAGGAVQVTMTTTVEIEGVEKPAMVAESIARFMR; this comes from the coding sequence GTGAAGAAGTTCAACAACCTCGACGAGTTCATCGCGGCGGCCGGCAGCAAGCTCGGCCCCACCGAGTGGCTGGAGGTCACCCAGGACCGCGTGAACCTGTTCGCCGACGCGACCGAGGACCACCAGTGGATCCACGTCGACCCGGAGAAGGCGAAGAACGGGCCGTTCGGCGGGACGATCGCGCACGGTCTGCTCACCTTGTCGCTGCTGCCGCACTTCTCGCACCAGCTGTACACGGTCGACAACGTGTCGATGGCGATCAACTACGGCTACAACAAGGTTCGCTTCATCAACCCGGTGAAGGTCGGGTCCAAGATCCGCGCCACCGCCGAGCTGACGAAGGTGGAAGAGGTCGCAGGCGGCGCCGTTCAGGTCACGATGACCACCACCGTCGAGATCGAGGGCGTCGAGAAGCCCGCCATGGTGGCCGAGTCCATCGCCCGGTTCATGCGCTGA
- a CDS encoding class I adenylate-forming enzyme family protein — MVDTDTLTIDALVRLRAERDGAKEMVVEPDARLTYAELDATTRELAAALFAAGVGKGSRVGLIMPNSVEWVRTAIALTRIGAVLVPLSTLLAPPELQAQLRVASVQFLITVEEFRGHRYLDDLAQVRDGLPALRQVWRADALPSGGEAPVDAITAAVTPSDTLAIMFTSGSSGPPKAVIHSHGNALGAVRSGLAARCIDADTRLYLPMPFFWVGGFGAGILSALLAGATLVTEQIPRPETTLRLLERERVTLFRGWPDQAEALARQSASVGADLSALRPGSLEALLPAELRGAPGARARLFGMTESFGPYCGYPADTDMPRSAWGSCGKPFEGMEVRIVDPDTGEPVPTATIGMIQIRGPHVMRGICRRSRDEVFTPDGYYPTGDLGHLDADGFMFYHGRCDDMFKVSGATVYPSEVEQALRTIDGVRGAFVTEVSGAVGALVISDLSVDELRAEARNRLSAFKVPTVWRVVGSDDDVPRKATGKIDVAALRELLTSPAEQT, encoded by the coding sequence ATGGTTGACACCGACACCCTCACCATCGACGCGCTGGTGCGTCTGCGCGCCGAACGCGACGGCGCCAAGGAGATGGTGGTCGAGCCGGATGCCCGGCTGACGTATGCCGAACTGGACGCCACCACACGGGAGTTGGCGGCCGCGCTGTTCGCCGCCGGTGTCGGCAAGGGCAGCCGGGTGGGGCTGATCATGCCGAACAGCGTGGAGTGGGTGCGCACCGCGATCGCGCTGACCCGCATCGGTGCGGTGCTGGTGCCGCTGAGCACCCTGCTGGCACCACCGGAACTCCAGGCGCAGCTGCGGGTGGCGTCGGTGCAGTTCCTCATCACCGTCGAGGAGTTCCGCGGCCACCGGTATCTGGATGATCTGGCGCAGGTCCGCGACGGACTGCCCGCGCTGCGGCAGGTGTGGCGGGCCGACGCCTTGCCGTCCGGCGGCGAGGCTCCCGTGGACGCGATCACCGCGGCGGTGACGCCCAGCGACACGCTGGCGATCATGTTCACCTCCGGCAGCAGCGGACCGCCCAAGGCCGTGATCCATTCGCACGGAAACGCGTTGGGCGCGGTGCGGTCCGGGCTGGCGGCGCGCTGCATCGACGCCGACACCCGACTGTATCTGCCGATGCCGTTCTTCTGGGTGGGCGGATTCGGGGCGGGCATCCTGTCGGCGCTGCTGGCGGGGGCGACGCTGGTGACCGAGCAGATTCCCCGGCCCGAGACCACGCTGCGACTGCTCGAGCGCGAGCGGGTGACGCTGTTCCGCGGCTGGCCCGACCAGGCCGAGGCGCTGGCCCGCCAGTCGGCGTCGGTGGGCGCGGACCTGTCGGCGCTGCGACCGGGCAGCCTGGAGGCGCTGCTGCCCGCCGAGTTGCGCGGGGCGCCGGGTGCGCGGGCCAGGCTGTTCGGGATGACCGAGTCGTTCGGGCCGTACTGCGGTTATCCCGCCGACACGGACATGCCGCGCTCGGCGTGGGGCAGTTGCGGAAAACCGTTCGAGGGCATGGAAGTCCGCATCGTCGACCCGGACACCGGCGAACCGGTGCCGACCGCGACGATCGGGATGATCCAGATCCGCGGCCCGCACGTGATGCGCGGGATCTGCCGGCGCAGCCGCGACGAGGTGTTCACCCCCGACGGCTACTACCCGACCGGCGATCTCGGGCATCTGGACGCCGACGGGTTCATGTTCTACCACGGTCGCTGCGACGACATGTTCAAGGTCAGCGGCGCCACCGTGTACCCCAGCGAGGTCGAGCAGGCGCTGCGAACGATCGACGGGGTGCGGGGCGCGTTCGTCACCGAGGTGTCCGGCGCGGTCGGCGCGCTGGTGATCTCCGACCTGAGCGTCGACGAGCTCCGCGCCGAAGCACGGAACCGGTTGAGCGCGTTCAAGGTTCCGACGGTGTGGCGCGTCGTCGGCAGCGACGACGACGTCCCCCGCAAGGCGACGGGCAAGATCGACGTCGCCGCCCTGCGCGAGCTGCTCACCTCCCCTGCCGAGCAGACATAG
- a CDS encoding GntR family transcriptional regulator has translation MTVPEFAARPQLAEDVARYVRRRIFDGTYAAGEYVRLDQLAAELGVSVTPVREALFELKAEGLLEQQPRRGFVVLPVTGRDLADVSNVQAYIGGELAARAATNITDEQLRELERIQADLEKAYAADDEERAVRLNHEFHRAINVAAESPKLAQLMSQITRYAMESVFPTIPGWSEQATAHHRRLLDALAARDAAQARAAMSEHLAAGADPLIEHLTERGVVS, from the coding sequence GTGACGGTCCCGGAGTTCGCCGCCCGGCCCCAGCTGGCCGAGGACGTCGCACGCTATGTGCGCCGGCGCATCTTCGACGGCACCTATGCGGCGGGGGAGTACGTGCGCTTGGACCAGCTCGCGGCGGAGCTGGGTGTCAGCGTGACCCCGGTGCGGGAGGCGCTGTTCGAGCTGAAAGCCGAAGGGCTGCTGGAACAACAACCACGGCGCGGGTTCGTGGTGCTGCCGGTGACCGGGCGCGACCTGGCCGACGTGTCGAATGTGCAGGCCTACATCGGCGGTGAGCTCGCCGCCCGGGCCGCGACCAACATCACCGACGAGCAGTTGCGCGAACTGGAGCGGATCCAGGCCGACCTGGAGAAGGCCTACGCCGCCGACGACGAGGAACGGGCGGTGCGGCTCAACCACGAGTTTCACCGCGCGATCAACGTCGCCGCCGAGTCGCCCAAGCTCGCCCAGCTGATGTCGCAGATCACCCGCTACGCCATGGAATCGGTATTCCCGACCATCCCCGGCTGGTCCGAACAGGCCACCGCGCACCACCGCCGGCTGCTGGACGCCTTGGCCGCGCGCGACGCGGCGCAGGCCCGCGCCGCGATGTCGGAGCATCTGGCCGCCGGCGCGGACCCGCTGATCGAACACCTCACCGAGCGCGGCGTGGTCTCCTAG
- a CDS encoding acetyl-CoA C-acetyltransferase — translation MTTRTAVICEPVRTPIGRYGGMFKSLTAVDLGVTALKGLLERTGIAPDAVQDVILGHCYPNSEAPAIGRVVALDAGLPITVPGMQVDRRCGSGLQAVIQACLQVASGDNDLVVAGGTESMSNVVFYSTDMRWGGARTGVRIHDGLARGRTTAGGRHYPVPGGMLETAENLRRQYGISRQEQDELAVTSHQRAVAAQRNGILAEEIVPVTVRTRQGEEVIDTDEHPRADTTVEALAKLKPVLLKEDPEATVTAGNSSGQNDAASMCIVTTPEKAAELGLTPLVRLVSWGSAGVAPNIMGIGPVPATEVALAKAGLTLADIDLIELNEAFAAQALAVMREWNFGAADLERTNVHGSGISLGHPVGATGGRMLATLARELNRREARYGLETMCIGGGQGLAAVFERVAA, via the coding sequence ATGACGACCCGCACCGCCGTCATCTGTGAGCCCGTTCGGACCCCGATCGGCCGCTACGGGGGCATGTTCAAGAGCCTCACGGCCGTCGACCTCGGCGTGACCGCGCTCAAGGGGTTGTTGGAGCGCACCGGAATCGCCCCCGACGCGGTGCAGGACGTGATCCTCGGGCACTGCTACCCGAACAGCGAGGCGCCCGCGATCGGCCGTGTGGTGGCGCTGGACGCCGGGCTGCCGATCACCGTGCCCGGTATGCAGGTCGACCGTCGCTGCGGCTCCGGTTTGCAGGCCGTCATCCAGGCGTGCCTGCAGGTGGCCAGCGGCGACAACGATCTGGTGGTCGCGGGCGGCACCGAGAGCATGAGCAACGTCGTGTTCTACTCGACCGACATGCGGTGGGGCGGGGCGCGCACCGGCGTGCGGATCCACGATGGGCTGGCGCGGGGCCGCACCACCGCGGGCGGGCGGCACTACCCGGTGCCCGGCGGCATGCTCGAGACCGCCGAGAACCTGCGCCGCCAGTACGGAATCTCGCGCCAGGAGCAGGACGAGCTCGCGGTGACGTCGCACCAGCGGGCGGTGGCCGCGCAGCGCAACGGGATCCTGGCCGAGGAGATCGTGCCGGTCACCGTGCGCACCCGTCAGGGCGAGGAGGTGATCGACACCGACGAACACCCGCGGGCCGACACCACCGTCGAGGCGCTGGCGAAGCTGAAACCCGTTCTGCTGAAGGAGGATCCGGAGGCAACGGTGACCGCGGGCAACTCCAGCGGGCAGAACGACGCCGCGTCGATGTGCATCGTCACCACCCCGGAGAAGGCCGCCGAACTGGGGCTGACGCCGCTGGTGCGGTTGGTGTCGTGGGGTTCGGCCGGGGTGGCGCCCAACATCATGGGCATCGGGCCGGTGCCGGCGACCGAGGTGGCGCTCGCCAAGGCCGGACTGACACTGGCCGACATCGACCTGATCGAGCTCAACGAGGCGTTCGCCGCGCAGGCGCTTGCGGTGATGCGGGAGTGGAACTTCGGCGCCGCCGATCTCGAACGCACCAACGTGCACGGCTCCGGCATCTCGCTGGGCCATCCGGTCGGTGCCACCGGCGGGCGCATGCTGGCCACCCTGGCGCGCGAGCTCAACCGGCGCGAGGCCCGCTACGGCCTGGAGACCATGTGCATCGGTGGCGGCCAGGGTCTGGCCGCCGTGTTCGAGAGGGTGGCAGCCTGA
- a CDS encoding class I adenylate-forming enzyme family protein, whose translation MAAHPLSRRIADVLALQPDTRAIEYDGAWCTWGQVAGLAHRIEELGVSGRQVGMLLRNTPAHIAAFLGVLLGGGTVVVVNPNRGDERIREDLADLALPLVIGTPADLTRLVATPGSDTVGITGVDDPIRVTPAAARVPDQSRAGVAVRMLTSGTTGPPKRIDLTYRMLAHSIIGEDFASAPAPTELRRGVAIVNAPLVHIGGVFRVLQCVCEGRPFALLDRFELSRWADAVRRHRPRTVSLVPAALRTVLHSDLTREDLAGIKAVTSGTAPLSAEDADAFTEKFGIPVLTSYAATEFGGGVAGWSLPDYQKYWKSKRGSVGRATLGARLRVVDEDGNPLGADQPGLLEVKPGQLGPDADWLRTTDMARIDADGFVWILGRADQAIIRGGFKIMPDDVRTALESHPAVHSAAVVGRPDPRLGETPVAMVEPRAPVTADELTDYLGNRLARYEIPTAIAIVDQMPRTPSGKPDLTAVRRHFAATHV comes from the coding sequence ATGGCCGCCCACCCGCTGAGCAGGCGCATCGCCGACGTCCTCGCGCTGCAACCGGACACCCGTGCGATCGAGTACGACGGCGCCTGGTGCACGTGGGGGCAGGTGGCCGGCCTGGCGCACCGGATCGAGGAACTCGGTGTCAGCGGGCGCCAGGTCGGCATGCTGTTGCGCAACACCCCGGCCCACATCGCCGCGTTCCTCGGGGTGCTGCTCGGCGGCGGAACCGTCGTCGTGGTCAACCCGAACCGCGGCGACGAGCGGATCCGCGAGGACCTGGCCGATCTCGCGCTTCCGTTGGTGATCGGCACACCGGCCGACCTGACCCGCCTGGTGGCCACACCGGGCAGCGACACGGTCGGCATCACCGGGGTCGACGACCCGATCCGGGTCACCCCCGCCGCTGCCCGGGTGCCCGACCAGTCCCGCGCGGGCGTCGCCGTGCGGATGCTGACCAGCGGTACCACCGGCCCGCCGAAACGCATCGACCTGACGTACCGCATGCTGGCGCACAGCATCATCGGTGAGGACTTCGCGTCCGCACCCGCACCGACCGAGCTGCGCCGCGGCGTGGCGATCGTCAACGCGCCGCTGGTGCACATCGGCGGGGTGTTCAGGGTGCTGCAGTGTGTCTGCGAGGGGCGCCCGTTCGCGCTGCTGGACCGGTTCGAGTTGAGCCGGTGGGCCGACGCGGTGCGCAGGCACCGCCCCCGCACCGTCTCGCTGGTGCCCGCCGCGCTGCGCACGGTGCTGCACTCCGATCTGACCCGAGAGGACCTCGCCGGCATCAAGGCGGTCACCTCCGGTACCGCACCGCTGTCCGCCGAGGACGCCGACGCGTTCACCGAGAAGTTCGGCATCCCGGTGCTGACGTCTTATGCGGCAACCGAATTCGGCGGCGGGGTGGCAGGCTGGTCCCTGCCGGACTATCAGAAGTACTGGAAGTCCAAGCGCGGCAGCGTCGGCCGGGCCACCCTCGGCGCCCGGCTGCGGGTGGTCGACGAGGACGGCAACCCGCTGGGCGCCGACCAGCCCGGGCTGCTGGAGGTCAAGCCGGGTCAGCTCGGTCCGGACGCCGACTGGCTGCGCACCACCGACATGGCCCGCATCGACGCCGACGGGTTCGTGTGGATCCTGGGCCGCGCCGATCAGGCGATCATCCGCGGAGGGTTCAAGATCATGCCGGACGATGTGCGCACCGCGCTCGAGAGTCATCCGGCCGTGCACAGCGCGGCCGTGGTGGGCAGGCCCGACCCCCGGCTCGGTGAGACGCCGGTCGCGATGGTCGAGCCCCGCGCACCCGTCACCGCCGACGAGCTCACCGACTACCTCGGTAATCGCCTGGCGCGCTACGAGATTCCCACCGCGATCGCGATCGTCGACCAGATGCCGCGCACCCCGTCCGGGAAACCGGACCTGACGGCGGTCCGCAGGCACTTCGCCGCCACCCATGTCTGA